The following proteins come from a genomic window of Eretmochelys imbricata isolate rEreImb1 chromosome 11, rEreImb1.hap1, whole genome shotgun sequence:
- the CXCR4 gene encoding C-X-C chemokine receptor type 4 codes for MADAADTLDLYSGFTIEFPDNGTDELGSGRDYGDFKEPCFGHENANFNRIFLPVIYSIIFLTGIIGNGLVIVVMGYQKKLRSMTDKYRLHLSVADLLFVITLPFWSVDAAISWYFGNFLCKTVHVIYTVNLYSSVLILAFISLDRYLAIVHATNSQRPRKLLAEKVVYIGVWLPAMLLTVPDIIFASTSEVDGRYVCDRVYPHDNWLISFRFQHILVGFVLPGLIILICYCIIISKLSHSKGHQKRKALKTTVILILAFFACWLPYYIGISTDTFILLGVIRHDCSFETIVHKWISITEAIAFFHCCLNPILYAFLGAKFKTSAQNALTSVSRGSSLKILSKGKRGGHSSVSTESESSSFHSS; via the exons ATGGCGGACGCCGCGGACACCCTGGAC CTGTATTCTGGGTTCACCATTGAATTTCCTGATAATGGCACTGATGAGCTTGGTTCTGGCCGTGACTACGGGGACTTCAAAGAGCCATGCTTTGGGCatgaaaatgctaatttcaaCCGTATCTTTTTGCCAGTCATCTACTCCATCATCTTCCTGACCGGAATCATTGGCAACGGATTGGTTATCGTTGTCATGGGCTACCAGAAGAAATTAAGAAGCATGACCGACAAATACAGGTTGCACCTTTCAGTGGCTGACCTCCTGTTTGTCATCACTTTGCCATTCTGGTCTGTGGATGCAGCTATAAGCTGGTACTTCGGGAACTTTCTGTGCAAGACAGTCCATGTCATTTACACTGTCAACCTATACAGCAGTGTCCTGATTTTGGCCTTCATAAGTTTAGATCGTTACCTGGCGATAGTCCATGCTACCAATAGCCAGAGACCAAGAAAGCTGTTAGCTGAAAAGGTAGTGTACATAGGCGTATGGCTACCAGCCATGCTTTTGACAGTGCCTGATATAATCTTTGCCAGTACCAGTGAAGTAGATGGAAGGTATGTATGTGATCGCGTCTACCCTCATGACAACTGGCTGATTTCATTCAGATTTCAGCATATTTTGGTAGGATTTGTGTTGCCTGGTCTAATAATCCTGATTTGCTACTGTATTATAATTTCTAAGCTGTCACACTCCAAGGGTCACCAGAAGCGCAAAGCATTGAAGACTACAGTCATTCTCATCCTTGCCTTTTTTGCCTGCTGGCTGCCTTACTACATTGGCATCAGCACAGACACCTTCATCCTGCTTGGAGTCATCAGGCATGACTGCAGCTTTGAGACGATAGTACACAAATGGATCTCTATTACAGAAGCCATAGCATTTTTCCACTGTTGCCTGAATCCGATTCTTTATGCCTTCTTGGGTGCCAAATTCAAAACATCAGCACAAAATGCCTTGACATCAGTTAGCAGAGGATCGAGCCTTAAGATCCTTTCCAAAGGTAAACGTGGGGGACATTCTTCTGTTTCTACAGAGTCAGAGTCTTCAAGTTTTCATTCCAGCTAA